Proteins co-encoded in one Nicotiana sylvestris chromosome 7, ASM39365v2, whole genome shotgun sequence genomic window:
- the LOC104209982 gene encoding uncharacterized protein, with protein sequence MSSSMSLLRNSIPLISILVPPYLLFASFSGYGVISISITTSVLIVSTLAFTFSKQRNSIQKKSVQEVEKQEQEAVPNSQLMEQTPQVKQMVSDQQPQNANFGQVEEVLAVKKPGNENGVAQILDLYSESSSLGRHSSSSEDSDIDWPFSDISDVYEEDNLIEIDISIGSIKCSGFEIPA encoded by the exons ATGTCTTCTTCTATGTCTCTACTCAGAAACTCAATACCACTGATTTCTATTCTGGTTCCACCATACTTGTTATTTGCCAGTTTTTCAGGATATGGGGTTATTTCTATTTCTATCACAACTTCAGTTTTAATTGTATCTACTTTAGCTTTCACATTCTCAAAACAAAGAAATAGTATCCAAAAGAAATCAGTCCAAGAAGTAGAAAAACAAGAACAAGAAGCAGTTCCCAACAGTCAGCTAATGGAACAAACACCTCAAGTTAAGCAAATGGTATCAGACCAACAACCTCAAAATGCAAACTTTGGACAAGTTGAGGAAGTTTTAGCAGTCAAGAAACCTGGAAATGAAAATGGGGTGGCTCAAATTCTTGATTTATATTCAGAAAGTTCAAGTCTTGGTAGgcattcatcttcaagtgaagaTTCTGATATTGATTGGCCATTCTCAG ATATAAGTGATGTGTATGAAGAAGACAATTTGATTGAGATTGATATATCCATTGGATCCATCAAATGTTCTGGATTTGAAATTCCAGCATAA